One Osmerus eperlanus chromosome 24, fOsmEpe2.1, whole genome shotgun sequence DNA window includes the following coding sequences:
- the zranb2 gene encoding zinc finger Ran-binding domain-containing protein 2 isoform X3 translates to MMKAGGTEIGKTLAEKSRGLFSANDWQCKTCGNVNWARRSECNMCNTPKYAKLEERTGYGGGFNERENVEYIEREESDGEYDEFGRKKKKYRGKTSSKSSSKEVKEEKKVESNKEDNEEEEEEDDDGDLSKYKLDDDEDEDDDDADLSKYDLDASDEEGEAKPVVKKSSRSGSSRSSSRSSSSSSRSRSRSQSRSSSSSRSRSRSSRSHSRSSSGKGSSQKRSHSSSSSPEGGKKRSRSRSSSGGRKKRRSRSGSSERHRGQSPGSSHSGSSSKKK, encoded by the exons ATGATGAAAGCAGGAGGTACCGAGATTGGGAAGACCCTTGCAGAGAAGAGCCGTGGCCTCTTTAGTGCAAATGACTGGCAATGTAAAAC atgCGGCAATGTGAACTGGGCCAGGAGGTCAGAGTGCAACATGTGCAACACTCCCAAATATGCCAAGCTTGAGGAGAGAACAG GCTATGGTGGAGGGTTCAATGAGAGGGAGAATGTTGAATACATAGAACGTGAAGAATCGGATGGAGAATATGATGag TTtggaaggaaaaagaaaaaatatcgTGGAAAGACCAGCAGCAAGTCAAGCTCAAAAGAagttaaagaagaaaaaaaggttgAGTCTAATAAAGAAGAcaatgaggaagaagaagaggaagatgatgatggaGACCTTTCAAAATACAAATTGGAT gatgatgaggatgaggacgaTGATGATGCCGACTTGTCCAAGTATGACCTGGATGCcagtgatgaggagggggaggcgaaACCAGTAGTAAAGAAGAGCAGCCGCTCTGGATCGTCCCGATCCTCGTCCCGCTCTTCCAGCTCCAGCTCTCGGTCCAGGTCCAG atccCAATCTAGAAGCTCATCCAGTTCCAGATCTAGATCTCGATCAAGCAGGTCCCACTCCAG ATCCAGCTCTGGAAAGGGCTCTTCTCAAAAGCGGTCTCACTCATCCTCATCTTCACCAGAAGGAGGAAAGAAACGCAGTCGCTCAAGGTCCTCATCTGGGGGGAGGAAAAAAAGGCGCTCTAGATCAGGATCATCTGAAAG ACACCGTGGACAGTCACCTGGATCCTCCCATTCTGGCTCAAGTTCAAAAAAGAAATAA